In Selenomonas dianae, a genomic segment contains:
- a CDS encoding N-acetylmuramoyl-L-alanine amidase: MRRIISLLIVILVGMLAVISAGTAEAAFSDRAKDMAKVTGIRIGRTDGNVRVVVDSDRPVSYRQSVLSHPTRVVLDIQNAWIAPEAKKDIAVDSPLLSRVRIAQFDPTTVRVVLETTVQKGGWKIFSIDGEKPRVVMDFGTPAGGAAVNPPQETWKPDPLPSASDEDESEEEGDTAQDQLERDLSEITGMKGRRIAIDPGHGGSDSGAIGPTGIMEKSVTMRVSRELKRLLEAEGAQVVLTRTGDTEVSEKGAAATSVEELQARCDVANKANADIFLSIHADAFTNREVKGTTAYYYEKGTKQSRLLADSVRTALIDSIGTVDRGTQTCNFYVVKHTNMPAILVEISFISNPDEEKMMNSEAGVKKIARGIADGIADYFG, encoded by the coding sequence GTGCGCCGCATCATTTCATTGCTCATCGTGATCCTCGTCGGCATGCTCGCCGTCATCTCTGCCGGAACGGCGGAGGCGGCATTCAGTGACCGCGCAAAAGACATGGCAAAGGTCACCGGTATTCGTATCGGGCGTACGGATGGAAATGTTCGTGTTGTTGTAGATTCGGATCGTCCCGTTTCCTACCGGCAAAGTGTTCTGTCGCATCCGACGCGCGTTGTTTTGGACATTCAGAATGCGTGGATTGCCCCCGAAGCGAAGAAGGATATAGCGGTGGATTCGCCGCTCCTCTCGCGGGTACGTATCGCGCAGTTTGACCCCACGACGGTTCGCGTTGTACTGGAAACGACGGTGCAGAAGGGCGGCTGGAAAATCTTTTCCATCGATGGGGAAAAGCCGCGTGTTGTCATGGACTTTGGCACTCCTGCGGGTGGGGCGGCGGTGAACCCTCCGCAGGAAACGTGGAAGCCCGACCCCCTCCCCTCTGCGTCGGATGAGGATGAGTCGGAGGAAGAGGGAGATACGGCGCAGGATCAGCTGGAGCGCGACCTCTCGGAGATCACGGGAATGAAGGGGCGAAGGATCGCCATTGATCCGGGACATGGCGGCAGTGACTCGGGGGCGATCGGTCCGACGGGCATCATGGAGAAGTCCGTGACGATGCGTGTCAGCCGTGAGCTGAAACGCCTCCTCGAAGCGGAGGGGGCGCAGGTCGTCCTCACACGGACGGGCGATACGGAGGTTTCCGAGAAAGGGGCGGCTGCGACATCGGTGGAGGAGCTTCAAGCGCGCTGCGATGTTGCGAATAAGGCAAATGCGGACATCTTTCTCTCCATTCACGCGGATGCGTTTACAAACCGCGAGGTGAAGGGGACGACGGCATACTATTACGAAAAGGGGACAAAGCAGTCGCGGCTGCTCGCCGACAGCGTGCGTACGGCGCTCATCGACAGTATTGGCACAGTGGATCGCGGGACGCAGACGTGCAATTTCTATGTGGTGAAACATACGAATATGCCCGCCATTCTCGTGGAGATTTCCTTTATTTCCAATCCCGATGAGGAAAAGATGATGAACAGCGAGGCGGGGGTCAAGAAGATTGCTCGGGGCATTGCCGACGGCATCGCAGACTACTTTGGATGA